Proteins encoded together in one Bacteroidales bacterium window:
- a CDS encoding T9SS type A sorting domain-containing protein gives APVTGAVVLAYKVYRDSGFIAQIDTETYTDSIVAGTYTYYVTAMYTDNESVPSNEVVVEVTGIDNPFVSQKNVSVTNYPNPFNSETTISYIISVSSNVIIEIYNIQGKKIKTLVNKYKVSGNHSVVWNGNDYNGKIVSSGIYYCRLRAVNSLITKKMIIIQ, from the coding sequence GCTCCTGTTACCGGAGCTGTGGTTTTGGCTTATAAAGTTTATCGCGATAGTGGCTTTATTGCACAAATAGATACCGAAACATATACAGATTCGATTGTCGCAGGAACATATACTTATTATGTAACAGCAATGTATACAGACAATGAATCAGTTCCGTCCAATGAAGTAGTAGTTGAAGTAACAGGCATAGATAATCCTTTTGTTTCACAAAAAAATGTATCTGTTACAAATTATCCAAACCCGTTTAACTCTGAAACAACAATTAGTTATATCATTTCCGTAAGTAGTAATGTAATTATTGAAATCTATAATATTCAAGGAAAGAAAATAAAAACTTTGGTAAACAAATATAAAGTATCCGGTAATCATTCTGTTGTCTGGAATGGGAATGATTATAACGGAAAAATTGTAAGTAGTGGAATATATTATTGCCGCCTAAGAGCAGTGAATTCATTAATAACAAAAAAAATGATAATTATTCAATAA